The Deltaproteobacteria bacterium genomic interval TGTGCGTTATATTACCCGAGCGCGCCAGACGATTTCCTTAAAGGAGATGGACGACCTTTCCCACCAGGACCTTCTGGCGGAAATCCGGTGCTGCCTTGAACGAATCACCGCAGCGGGATTGACCGATGTGATTGTAGTCAATCATACCCGGGCCGGCCTTGATTTCCCGGTGGTAAGAATCCTCATCCCGGGAATGGAGTTCATTCCCTGGGTTGATTACGATATCCAAAATCCTGCAGGCCGTCGGCTGGCGATTGTACCGCCGGCGCTGCATTACCGCCCCTCTATTGATTACGTCTTTGGCAGCGGCAGAGAAAGCAATCTTCTTCTCTGAATGATCGAATCGCTCATGAAGGCGAGGCCTAGATGCTGAGATAGCAAACAGACACCGGCCAATTTGGGATAAAAACATGAAAATTTTACTGCTTCAAAACAGCCCGTTTGTCACTCATCGTTCCTGGAACTATCTGGAACACCTTGGGCTTGGTTTCCTGGAAAAAGTCCTGAGAGATCATGACTTTCTCGTGGATGTTTTCGATGCGACCTGGAATTGGGACGATGTGGGAACGGCAGTTAAGAGAGCGCGGCCACCCCACGATCCTTATGACCTTTTAGGATTTTCCGTCAACCGCTCCAACTTTACGGCCACAGCAGAAACGATAAAAAAACTCAGAGCCAGGGGCTTTAAAGGACATATCGTCCTGGGCGGTTATTTCCCGACCTTTCATTTTGAAAAGATACTGCGCCACTTCCCTGAAATTGACTCGATCGTTCTCGGGCACGGAGAAAATACCTTCCTCAGGCTTTGTCAGAATCTTCGAGACAGCAAGTCTGCGGAAGATATCCCGGGCCTGGCGTTTCGTTCAAATCAAAAAGATATTCATTTCAGTCCAAATTTCGAAACAGAGGCCTTCTTAAGTACAGTGGGTATCCCCGTCCACCGCCCCCGATACGGCGTGGCCAGAATGATTACCAGCCGTGGATGCTATTGGAGGTGCAGCTTTTGCTGTATCAATGCGTTCGACCGGTATAATTTCAAAACAAAACATTACCGCCGCAAACTGGATGAGGTTCTGGAAGAGGTTGACCTGCTGGTTAATCACCATCAGGTAAATCACATCTGGTTTTCAGATATGGAATTCATCGGCCGGGATCAAGATTTTATTCGGGATTTTTGTGATCATATAATCAAAAAGAGATACAACCTCACGTTTGAAGCGGATTGCCGCGTTGATTCCCTGAACGAACCTCTTGTCAAAAAGCTTTCCAAAGCCGGATTTGCGGCCTTATTTCTGGGTGTGGAAAGTTTTGCCGACCGCCAAACCGATGACTATAATAAATTCAAAAAAGATTTTAATAAAAATGACATCTTCAAAACCGTTGCCATGCTCAAGAAATACGATATCACCCCCCGGTTTGGGTTTATCATGTTTGACAAGAACACCACTTGCGACGAACTCCGGCTCAATCATGAGGTCATATCCACCACGGTTGGATACGGTACTTTGGACGGCCTGGCCAACAAACTGGCCGTGCTGCCAGGAACAAAAATTGAATCCGAATATATAAAAGACAGCGATCACTGCTTTCAGGTGGCGATCAATAAGAATAATCGTCTCAAACCTCACCTCTATTACATGCAATATGAGTTTCAGGATCCGCAGGTCAGATTTTTATATGAAGTCAGTTTTTCATATCGCAATAAGATCATCCGCCTCCAGGAGTTATTCGATTCCCATTTAAAAAAAGGGAGTTTGTCGTATGGCAAGCATACAGCCATCCTCTGGGATCTGCGTGACCTCTTCAAGCCGATCTTTGACCGGTTACTCTCCCTGATTAAAGACGCCAGTCCGCCGTTTCATTTTCCAGATAAGTTAAGGCATGAACTGGATGATATCCTGGTGGACTACTGCGCTCAGTTCGGGCTCTCTCCAAAGGCCATTCGAGATATCCTTGAGGAGGAGTACCGGAACCCTGGCATGCCGCACCCATGAAAATACTTCTTCAAGGATTATATTTGAACTAGGATGACAAACACACGATTTGGTAGGCTAAGGATTCAGCTTTTTACATTTCTTTTTTTAATATTCATTTTTTTTACTCAATGATTTATCCAACATCTTTATCCACAATTACATTTCGTGGTTACTTATTGACTACATCTTCGTAAAACTCGTCCCGATATCTTTAATCTTTATCCTCATCAAATATAAATATGCTGAATTTTCTGATTTCGGCCTGAAAGGGTTATCGTCCGAAACATTCATCTTCTATACGGCACTGCTGTGCTTCACGGGAGTCGTCATAGACCAGGTTGGGTGGCGGTTTTTTATGAGCATCCTGCCTCAGACGCAATTAGGCACGTGGCCAAAAATTGAAAATCCAGTACTTGATAAGATTGATCTTTCCCTGGGCCTCATATTGGTCGGTCTTGTTGAAGAGATAATTTTCAGAGGTCTCTGCGTCAGGCTTTTGAGGAAATATTTTTCAAGCGTGTGGGTTGTTTTTTTTCTTTCTTCATTGATCTTTGGTTTAATCCACTGGTCCTTGGGTTTGCACGCCATCATTACCACTGCCTTGTGGGGCATCCTGCCTCTAATGGTTATGTGGAAGACCGGCTCGGTAATCCCGTCAATCGTGGCGCATATTGTTACGAATGTAATCTCCTTTTCCGGCGTGACCCCTGAGCATTGGTTTCATTTTTTACCCTGAGCAAAAATGAGCAGCTCTTAAAGAGAAAGAACTTCTTGACATTGCTGTTCCATTGCCTTCCAGTCAGTCTGGGGAGATATTTTTAGATGATTGACAGGAGAGACCGTATTTCATACCCTATCATACTAACGAATACCGAAAAAAGGAGGCTAGAGACAATGGAAAGTCATAAGAGTCCAGCGCTTCAGTTGGAAACAGTTGATCAAATCAGTGTGGCGGTAAAGGACATTGATAAAGTCATTGAGGCCTGGTCAGCGATGTTCGGCATCGGTCCCTGGACGTTTACTGAAATTGGCGGCACCGACGCCAAAGGCCGGACCTGGAAAGCCAGGATGGCCTTCGCCTATCTGGGTCCGGTCCAGATCGAGCTGGTACAGCCCACGGAAGGCCGCATCTTCCAGTCCCGCTTCCTGGATACATTCGGGGATGGCTTGCATCACCTCGGTTTTTACGTGGACGATGTGGACAAGGAGGCCTCAAAACTTGTGGCAGACGGCGCCAAGCTCCTGATCACTGATCCAGGTCGGTTTGCCTACCTGGACTGCGGGGGACCTGGCGGCGTTATTTTTGAACTCATGAAAAGGCCCGACCCGCAGGAGTCTCAGGGTTAACAGGTTTGATAGCCATGGCGACTGCCATGACAGGGAAGCTTTTGGCCCTCAGGGATGAGGTCGTCCATTTTGCTGAAGAGCATATTGCCACTCGACCTGATTTAAGCACTGCCTCTGAATTTCCCTGGGACATCTGGCAGGCCATGGGCAGGGCCGGACTTTTAGGTTTGGGGCTGCCTGAAGAATACAGCGGCCGGGGCGGAGGTTATCTTGCCGTGGCTGTGGCCGGTGAAACCCTGGTCCGCAGCGGCGGCAGCATG includes:
- a CDS encoding B12-binding domain-containing radical SAM protein — its product is MKILLLQNSPFVTHRSWNYLEHLGLGFLEKVLRDHDFLVDVFDATWNWDDVGTAVKRARPPHDPYDLLGFSVNRSNFTATAETIKKLRARGFKGHIVLGGYFPTFHFEKILRHFPEIDSIVLGHGENTFLRLCQNLRDSKSAEDIPGLAFRSNQKDIHFSPNFETEAFLSTVGIPVHRPRYGVARMITSRGCYWRCSFCCINAFDRYNFKTKHYRRKLDEVLEEVDLLVNHHQVNHIWFSDMEFIGRDQDFIRDFCDHIIKKRYNLTFEADCRVDSLNEPLVKKLSKAGFAALFLGVESFADRQTDDYNKFKKDFNKNDIFKTVAMLKKYDITPRFGFIMFDKNTTCDELRLNHEVISTTVGYGTLDGLANKLAVLPGTKIESEYIKDSDHCFQVAINKNNRLKPHLYYMQYEFQDPQVRFLYEVSFSYRNKIIRLQELFDSHLKKGSLSYGKHTAILWDLRDLFKPIFDRLLSLIKDASPPFHFPDKLRHELDDILVDYCAQFGLSPKAIRDILEEEYRNPGMPHP
- a CDS encoding CPBP family intramembrane metalloprotease; this translates as MSILPQTQLGTWPKIENPVLDKIDLSLGLILVGLVEEIIFRGLCVRLLRKYFSSVWVVFFLSSLIFGLIHWSLGLHAIITTALWGILPLMVMWKTGSVIPSIVAHIVTNVISFSGVTPEHWFHFLP
- a CDS encoding VOC family protein, giving the protein MESHKSPALQLETVDQISVAVKDIDKVIEAWSAMFGIGPWTFTEIGGTDAKGRTWKARMAFAYLGPVQIELVQPTEGRIFQSRFLDTFGDGLHHLGFYVDDVDKEASKLVADGAKLLITDPGRFAYLDCGGPGGVIFELMKRPDPQESQG